One Streptomyces formicae genomic window, CTCAGGCGCGCCCGGAACTCGTCCTCCTCCGCGGTGTACGTGAGGTCCACGCGGCGCCTACCTCCCACAGCCCCACCGGGCTATCTGATGACCCGTCAGAAGTCAGGCTAGCCCCGCACCCCTGGACCGACAAGGCACCGAGGCTTACGCTCTCGACCTAATCTGACTAGCCGTCAGTTCAGCTCTTCACGAGGGGATCTGGAGCGCATGAGGACCTCGGAGAACGAGACCGCGTACGAACTGGGCGCCTCCCGCACCCTCTGGGAGCTCATCGAGCGCCGGGCCGCGCTCACCCCCGACGCCCCCGTCCTCATCCAGTCGGCCGACGACCCCGCCGACGACCGCACGCTCACCTTCGGGGAGCTGAGGGACCGCGCCGAACGCGTCGCGGCGGGCCTGTACGCGAAGGGCGTACGCCCCGGCACGGTCGTCGCCTGGCAGCTGCCCACCCGCATCGAGACCGCGCTGCTCTCCTTCGCGCTGGCCCGCGTCGGCGCGGTCCAGTCCCCGGTGATCCCCTTCCACCGCGACCGCGAAGTCGGCTTCGCGCTGCGCGAGTCGAAGGCCGAGTTCTTCGCGGTGCCCGGCGTCTGGCGCGGCTTCGACCACACCGCGATGGCCCGAAGCCTCGCCGAGCAGGGCGGATTCACGGTCTTCGAGGCGTACGACGAGCTGCCCGACGGCGACCCTTCGGTGCTGCCCGCGCCGCCCGCCGACGGCACGTCCGTACGCTGGATCTACTGGACGTCGGGCACCACCTCCGACCCCAAGGGCGTGCTCCACACCGACCGTTCGCTGATCGCGGGCGGCTCGTGCCTGGCCCACGCGCTGCACCTGACCTCCTCCGACGTCGGCTCGATGGCGTTCCCCTTCGCGCACATCGCGGGCCCCGACTACACCGTGATGCTGCTGCTCTACGGCTTCCCCGCGGTGATGTTCGAGCGGTTCGCGCTGCCCGACGCGCTCGACGGCTACCGGCGGCACGGCGTGACGGTGGCGGGCGGCTCGACCGCGTTCTACTCGATGTTCCTCACCCAGCAGCGCCAACTGCCGCCGGGCGAACGGCTCATACCGACGCTGCGCCTCCTCGCGGGCGGCGGGGCGCCCAAGCCTCCGGAGATCTACCACTCCGTCGTACGCGAGATGGGCTGCCAGCTCACCCACGGCTACGGCATGACCGAAGTGCCGATGATCACGATGGGCGCGCCCGACGACACGGCGGAGAACCTCGCGACGACCGAGGGGCTGCCGCCCGAGGGCATGCGGATCCGGATCACGGACGCCGAGGGCGCGGAGCTGCCGCCGGGGACGGACGGCGAGGTGCGGCTGCGCGGAGAGGCCGTCTGCCAGGGCTATCTGGACCCCGGGCAGAGCGCGGACGTCTTCGACGCGGACGGCTTCCTGATCACCGGCGACCTCGGGCACGTCAAGGAGAGCGGCCACCTGGTCCTGACCGGACGGGCCAAGGACATCATCATCCGCAAGGGCGAGAACATCTCGGCCAAGCAGATCGAGGACCTGCTCCACCAGCACCCGGCCGTCGGCGACGCGGCGGTCATCGGGCTGCCCGACCCCGAGCGCGGGGAACGGGTCTGCGCGGTCGTCGAACAGCCGCCGGGGGCACCGGAGCTGACGCTGGAGGCGGTCACCTCGTACCTGCGCGGGGAGGGCCTCGCCACCTACAAGCTGCCGGAGCAACTGGAGGTGGTGGAGGCCCTCCCGCGCAACGAGACGCTGCGCAAGGTACTCAAGTACCGCCTGCGGGAACGCTTCTCACGGCCCTAGGCCGGGCCGGGCCGGTGCGGTGCGGCTCAGCGGCGGGTCACTCGGGCACCGTGAAGTACGCCGCGAAGGCCCGCACGATCTCCTCCTCGGAGACCCGGCCGTCGCCGTCGGAGTCGAGCGCGGCGGCCGCCGCGGCCGCGACGTCCTCGGGCACGCCGAGTGCCTTCAGCGCGCGCTGGGCCTCCTGGGGGCTCGCCGCGCCGTCGCCGTCGCCGTCCGCGACGCGCAGCACCGCGAGCAGGAAGGGGCGCGCGAGCTCCGCGAACCGGTCGGGATTGTCCCGCAGCCGCTTCACCGCGCCGCCCACGAACTCGTCCCGGGTGATGCGCTGGTCCCCGTCCCGGTCCGCGATCCCGGCCATGCCCTGCCAGAACGCCTCGGCCCCGATGTAGAGGGCCTGGCCCTTCTCGGACCGCGCCGTGGCCCCGAACTCCGCGCACAGCGCGGCCGCCGCCGTGCTGAAGTCCTCACGGGAGATGTAGCCGTTGCCGTCCTGGTCGAAGGTGGCGAACCGGGCCGCGATCCTACGCTCGTACTCGGCACTGTCCATGATCTTCGGGCCGCCTCACTTCCGCGGTTGGGGGGTGTCTTCCGGGTACTGCCTGGTACTTCTCGCAGCGAGCGTACGTCTTCGCAGACGCCCGGGAGGCGGGAAACCGGCGCTTGTGCCAAGACCGCGGAAATTCTGCGACACGGGTGTGGCACAGCCGTGATGTGCTGCACTGTTCCGCGTGGAAGCGGTTGCGGCGAGTGTCATAGCGGTGTTGGGAACCCTGCTCGGCGCGGGGGTCACGCACTCCTTTCAGCGGCGGGCGATCGAACGGACGGAGGAGTTCACGCGCGGCGAGAAACTGCGGCAGGAACGGATCGACGCGTACTGCGCGTACGCGGGCGCGCTCGTCAGCTACCGGCGGCTCCTCGTCGACCGCTGGTTCCGGCGCGAGGAGAACCGCATCGAGGAGAGCGAGGCGGCGCGCTTCCAGTCCTACGAGCTGCGCTCCGAGGCCCAGGAGGCGCTGTTCCGGGTGCAGTTGCTGACCGCGGACGACGCGCTCGTGCGGCAGGCGGCGGAGGCCCTCGACCACGTCGCCGAGGTGCACAAGGCGGCCGACAGGGACGCGCTCGCCGAGCGGCGCCGGGTCTCGCGCGACGCCATCAACTCCTTCGTGGCGACGGCCAAGCGGCACGTGTGAGCGTTCACACGGCACATGTGACCGTTCACACGGCACGTGTGACCGTTCACGCGGAGAGCGGCGCGGCCTCTTCGTCCAGTGCCGACCCCACGTCCGGATAGACCTCGAAGAGCCGTCGTACGCCGAGGGCCGCGAGGACGCGGTTCACGTGCGAGCCGTCCTCCGCGCCGCGCGCGGGCAGGATCAGGCGCAGCCTGCCCTGGCAGGAGCGGATCAGGCGGCGCGTGGCGATCAGTACGCCGACGCCGCTGGAGTCGCAGAACAGCACTTCGGAGAGGTCGAGGACGATGCTGCGGCGGCCTTCCGCCACGGAGTCGTGCACGTGTTGACGCACCACGGGCGAGGTCAGCAGGTCCATCTCGCCGGAGACGCACAGCACGGCCCAGCCCGCCTGCTCGTCCGTCGTCACCTTGAGCGTCACGCGTCACGCCTCTCGCTCGCCCTGCCCTGCTCTGCCGACTCGGTCTGTCCGCCCTGCTCAGCACGTTGATCCGGAAGCAGTTCCTACGCTTCGTTCTGCTTCGGCTGCCCCACCTGTCTCCCATGAAACACCAGCAGGTCACCGTCACTATCATCCGGTGCCTGCCGGGGGCGCGCTTTGCCGTAAACAGGAGTGCGCTGTCAGCGGCGCCGACTACATTCGAGTGAGGGTCAGAAACGGTACGCAGGAGGGGGCCGCATGCCGAAGGACGCGCCGCGGCGCTGGGACCGCAGGATGCAGCAGCGGCTCGCGCACGGGGAAGCCGCCGCGCTCGGCGAGCTGTACGACCGCTTCGCCTCGCTGGTGCACGGCCTGGCCCACCGCGTCCTCGGCGACGAGAGCGCGGCCGACCGCATCACCCGCGAGGTCTTCTCGCACGTCTGGGAGAACCCCGACGCGTACGACCCCAAGCAGGGCCCCCTGCGCTCCTGGATCGCCACGCTCGCCCACCAGCAGGCCGTCCGCAGGCTCCGCCAGACCGAGTCGGCCGCCCTCGCCCGCGGCGGCGAGGGCACCAAGGAGGACCTGGAGCGCAAGGTCCGCCGCGCCTCCGCCGCAGCCCGCGCCGACTACATCGTCACGGCCATGCCCACCCCGCTGCGGGCCGCCCTTGAACTCGCGTACTTCCAGCGGCGCGACTACCGCCAGGCCGCCGCCGACCTCGGCGTCACCGAGGACGAGGCCCGGCGCAGGCTCCGCCTCGGCCTGCAACTCCTGTCCACGGCGAACGACGCGGGCGACGCGTCGGCGGGCCTGGCCCACGGCACGCCGCCCGGCACCTCGTCCGGATACGGGACGGCGCTGTGAGCGGCGCCGACACCCCCGAGCCGTTCGAAGGTCCGGACCGCCCCGAGCACCCCGACCACCCCGAGGAGGCCGGCACCGGCACTCCGGAGGGCGCGGCCGTGCCGCGCATACCGATGCCGCGCTCCTCGATAGAGGACACCGGAGAGCCCCTGCCCGACCCGCCGCCCCCGGAGCCCGTGGTGCCGCTCGTCCTGGAGCACCGCGTCCTGAAGTCCCTGCTCGGCGCCTGGGCGCTCGCCGCGTGCTCCGCGGAGGAGTCCGCGGCCGTCGAGGACCACCTGGGCGACTGCGGCCCCTGCGCGCAGGAGGCGCTGCGGCTGCGCGACGCCGTCGGCCTGCTGCACCCCGAGGAGAGCCTCGATCTCGACCCGGGTCTGCGCACCCGGGTCCTGGAGAGCTGCCTGGGCCGCCGTCCGCCGCGCATCCCGGTGCCCGAGTGGGCCGTGCCCTACGACGCGGAGACCGCCCGGCTCGACGCCCTCCTCCAGGACATCGGCGACTCGGAGTGGCACGCTCCCGTGCGGCTGCGCTGGTTCGAGGAGAACGGCCCGGTGAGCCGCAAGACGACCGTGGCCGGAGTCATCGCGCACCTCCTGGCCGTCGACGGCCTGGTCGGCCTCGCCCTCGGCCTCGACGACCCGCTGGGCCCCGACACCAAGAGCCCGCGCGACCCGTCCCAGCGCACGGAGGCGTACTGGCGCGCGTCGTACTTCCCGCCCACGCGCGCGGTGCGCGGCCCCTGGCGCGAGCAGACCCACGAGGTGATCCGCACGGTGTCGTTCGCGGGCGGCGGCTCGGGAAGGCTCCCCGTGCCGTACGGGACGGTCGCCCTGCCAGGACCCGACCCGGACTCGGACGCGGGAGCCGACGGGGTCCAGAAGGTCGAGCTGCCGCTGCGGGACTCGATGGTGGACCGCGCCTTCGAGTGCTGGATCCACGCGGGCGACATCGCCGACGCCGTGGACTACCCGTACGCGCCGCCCGCGCCGCGCCATCTGCACCGCATGATCGACCTCGCCGCGCGGATGCTCCCCGGCACGCTGGCCGACCGGCGCCGTTCGGGGCTCGCGGCCCCGTCCCGCGGCCTGGTCGCGGCGGGCGCGCCGGGCCGCAGTCTGCGCCTGGAGATCGAGGGGCTCGGCGGCGGCGAGTGGTTCATCCCGCTGGACTCCCCCGCCGCGAGCGCGTCCGCCGAGCAGGAAGTGGCGCACGTGGCGCTCGACGGCGTGGAGTTCTGCCGCCTGGCCGCGGGTCACGTCTCGCCGGAGGAGGCGGCCGCGGGTCAGGACGGCGACCGCGAGGCCATCCGCGACGTGCTGTTCGCGGCGGCCTCGCTGAGCCGGATGTAGAGGTAGACCGGCGGGGGTTACGCGAAGACGACCGTGCGGCGCCCGTTCAGCAGGATGCGGTGCTCCGCGTGCCACTTCACCGCGCGGGCCAGGGCCTGGCACTCCACGTCGCGGCCGATCGCGACCAGCTGGTCGGGGGTCACGTCGTGGCCGACCCGCTCGACCTCCTGCTCGATGATCGGCCCCTCGTCGAGGTCGGCCGTCACGTAGTGCGCGGTGGCACCGATGAGCTTCACACCGCGCGCGTGCGCCTGGTGGTACGGCTTCGCGCCCTTGAAACTCGGCAGGAACGAGTGGTGGATGTTGATGATCCGGCCGCTGAGCGCCTTGCACAGGTCGTCCGAGAGCACCTGCATGTAGCGGGCGAGGACGACGAGCTCCACGTTCTCCTCGCGCACGATCTCCAGGAGCCGCGCCTCGGCCTGCGGCTTGTTCTCCTTGTTCACCGGGATGTGGTGGAAGGGGATGTCGTACGAGGCGACGAGCTCGGCGAAGTCCGTGTGGTTGGAGACGACCGCGGCGATGTCCACCGGCAGCGCGCCGATCCGCGAGCGGAACAGCAGGTCGTTCAGGCAGTGCCCGAACTTCGAGACGAGCAGCACGATCCGCATCCGGTCCTCGGCGCGGTGGATCTGCCAGTCCATGTGGAAGGAGTCCCCGACCGCGGCGAAGCTGGCCCGCAGCTTCTCGACGGTCACCGGAGCCTCGGCCGAGAAGTGCACCCGCATGAAGAACAGCCCGGTGTCGTGATCGCCGAACTGCTGACTGTCCTCGATGTTGCATCCGGTCATGAAGAGATAACTCGACACGGCGTGCACGATGCCCTGCTTGTCGGGGCAGGAAAGGGTGAGGACGTACTGGTCAGCGGGCGCGACGGGGGCGGCGGACTGCTCGTTCATGCGCCCAAGGTTCCCACACACGCCGCCCGCCACGGGCCGCGTCCCGCCCCAGCTCAGGCGGACCGGGTCAGAATCCGCAGCACCTCGAGGGTCCGGGGAGCCACATCCGGATCCTCCCCATCGCCAACCGCCAGGCGAACGTGCGCCTCGCGCGCCGCGTGCACCGCCTCGGGCCACCCGGGGTGCTCCAGATAGACGGAGACCAGCGCGTCGGGCCCGACCTCGTGCATGATCCGCAGGACCCGCAGCACCGCCGCGTCGACGAGCGCCGCCTCCTGCGCGTCCCGGAAGATCGTGCCCACGTACTTCTCCGCGGACCAGTTGTCCAGCCACGTGTCCTCGACGAGCCGGTACACGGCATCGGTCACGTCCCCGTACTCCTCGCGCCCCGCGAGCCAGCACTCGCGCTGGAATTCGGGGTCGGAGAGCATGTGCAGCGCCGAGCGCACGTTGCTGCGCCAGCGCCACCACGGCATGTCGTTGGTCGGCATGCCGCCCATGGTGCTAGAGCGACGGCCGCGACGGGAAGACTTCTCCGAACCTTGCACGGTCATCGATCGTACGTTCCCACTCTCTGCACTCGAACCGGCCCCCGCACGTTCACGTTGATGTCACTGTCCGTTGGGAACGCGTCACGCCACGGTTGGGCTGCCACCGGAATCGTGCATACCCATGACCGGCAGGCGACGCACCTCCTTCCCCCGCCCCTTCCGAACCGCAGCGCTCTCCGCGGCCGTGGCGGCGGCGTGTACGACGCTCACAGCCGGGTGCGGGGTCATCCCTGGAGCCACGGGGGGTTCCAGGGAAGACCCCATCACCGTCATGACCTGGGCGCCGGAGAAGACCAAGGCCACCAACAAACCCGGCGTCCCCGCGATGGCCCAGGCGTACGCCCGCTGGGTCAACGCGCACGGCGGCCTCGACGGCCGCGAGCTGAAGGTTCTCACCTGCAACGACCACAACGATTCGGCGGGCGCGGCGGACTGCGCGCGCGAGGCCGTCGACAAGGACGTGGCGGCGGTCGTCGGCGCCTACAGCCAGCACGGCCGGTCCTTCCTCTCCCCCCTCGAAGTCGCGGGCATCCCCTACATCGGCGGCTACGGGATCACCGACGACGAGTTCAGCAGCCCGCTCTCGTACCCCGTCAACGGCGGCGAGCCCGCGCTCCTCGCGGGCAACGGCCGCCAGCTCGCCGCCCGCTGCGACCGCGTCTCCCTCGTACGCCCCGACACCCTGGCCGGCGACGAACTGCCCAAGCTGCTCAACTCCGGCCTCGCCGACGGCCACCACAAGCCGGTCGCCGACATCCGCGCGCCCGAGGACGGCACCGACCTCACGCCCCAGGCCGAGCAGGCCCTGCGCCACGCGGGCGCGGCCGACGGCTGTGTGACGGCGGCGCTCGGCGCGCGCACGGACACCTTCTACGACTCGTTCCGGCGCACCAAGGACGACTATCCGCCGGTACGGATCTCCTCGGTGCTCGGCAGCGTCGACCAGTCCCTCATCGACCGCACCGGCGGCGCGACGGGCCCCTACGAAGGGGCGTACGTCACCGGCTGGTACCCCGCGTCCGGCGACCCCCGGTGGTCCCAGATGCGCAAGGTCGTCCGTGAGCAGGCGTTCGGCGACAACCGGGTCGACCCCGCGGACGCGGGCGTGCAGACGACCTGGATCGCGTACACCGTCCTGAAGCAGGTCGTCGAGTCGCTCGACGGCGGCGAGGTCACCGCGGCCACGCTGCGCCGCGCCCTCGACGACGGGCTCAAGGTCGAGACCGGGGGCCTCACGCCCACGCTGAGCTGGCGCTTCGAGGACATGCTCGCGGCCAGCGAGTTCCCGCGCCTGATCAACTCCGACGTCACGTTCCAGGTGGTGCGCGACGGACGGCTCGTCCCCGCGCGCCAGGGGTTCGTGAACGTGGAGAAGACGCTGGAACAGACGGCGTAGCGGCGAGCCGCCTCAGAGCTGGGTCTTGTTCCGCTCGGTCAGCTGGTACTTGCGGGCGATCGCGTTCCAGTGGTTGGCGGCCTGCTCCTTGGCCGTCGTCGCCGCGTTGCTCTGCTTGTTGCCCGCCACGGTCTGCGAGGTGGTGCGGGCGTGGCCCTTCTTGCAGCCCTTCTTGCCCGCCACCTGGTGCGCCCACGCCGCGTAGTGGTTGTCGGCGGCCGCCGACGCCTTCCACGCCTTGTTGAGCGAGTTGACCAGCTGGTCGTTGGCCGGGAGCTTGTCGACCTTCAGCCCGGCGAGCCTGCTGACGAGGCCGTTGCGCTGCTTGGCCGCGTTGCGCAGGTCGGTGGCCGAGGGGCCGAGGTTCTGGCACTTGCCGACGTTGCGTACGGCGGCGATGACCGAGTCACGGCTGTTGTTGCTGTCGGCCAGGAGCTTGTCGAGGGCGACCGCCTGTTCCTTGGCCGGGTCGGCGGTCGGCGAGGGCTTGTCGTCGGCGGGGGCGGACGCGGAGACCGGCTTGCCGTCGTCCTTCTTCTCGTCGTCGTCGCCGCCGGAGCTCAGCAGCGCGCCCGCGCCGACGCCGAGCACGGCGATGCCGATGCCGACGGCGGCGATGAGCGGCACCTTCGAGCCGGTGCCGCCGCGACGCCCGCCGCCCCGGCCGCCGCCGCTGCCGCCCGGCTCGGGGGCGGGGACGGGCGCGGGGTGGTCCGGGGCCTGGACGCGGGGCATCTGCTGCGTGGAGGCGGGGCCTTCGGCCGCCGACTCGGTGCGGAAGAGGCTGTCGAACTCGGCGGGCGGCTGGCGGTCGCCGGGGGCGCCGGGGCGGATGCCGTAGGGCGCGGCGCCCGGCTCGGGCGGGGGCGTGTTCCCGCTGGGGACGGGCGCGATGAACTGGGTGGGGTCGCTGTCGGACAGCGGGGCGCCGGGCGCGGGCGCGGCGGGCGTGTTCGCGCGGCCGAGGAACTGCGTGGCGTCGGCGGCGGGAGCCTCGGGCGGCAGGGCGCCGGGTCCCACCGGGGGTATGTACTGCGTGGCCCCCTCGTCGCCGCCGGGAGCGGCGGGCACGGGGGCGATGAACTGCGTCGCGTCGGCGTCGGACCCGGCTCCGGGCGCGGCGACGGGCGGCAGCGGCATGCTCTGCGGGGCTCCGGCGGCGGGCAACTGCTGCGCCTGCGCGACCGGGGGCAGCTCCTGACCGGCCGCCCCGTGTCTCCCGTGACCGGGCTGGGCGGGGGCGGCGTGGGCGCCGTGCTGGGGCTGGGGCTGGGGCTGGGCGGCGTAGGGGTCCTGCCCGGCCTGGGGCGGGTAGCCGTAAGAGCCCTGCCCTGCCTGGGGCGGGTAGCCGTACGCGGCCTGGGCGGGCTGCTCACCGTACGGAGCCTGGCCGGGAGCCTGGGCCGGGTAGCCGTACGCCCCCTGGGCCTGCTCCGGCTGACCGGCGTGCGCGCCGTGCGCGGGCTGCGCCGGGTACGCGCCCTGGCCCTGCTGCCCGCCGTACGAGCCCTGCCCGGCGGCCTGGGCCGGGTAGCCGTACGAAGGATCGGTGGTCCCCGGGTAGCCCGTGTTCGCCGCGGGGGCGTAGCCACCCTGCTGCGACGCGTACGGGTCGGCGGACGGAGCCGCGCCCTCCGGAGGGAGGGGCATCGCCTGTCCCTGCGGGGACTCGGGCGCGCCCCATGCCTGGCCCTGGCCGTGGCCGGG contains:
- a CDS encoding class I adenylate-forming enzyme family protein, which gives rise to MRTSENETAYELGASRTLWELIERRAALTPDAPVLIQSADDPADDRTLTFGELRDRAERVAAGLYAKGVRPGTVVAWQLPTRIETALLSFALARVGAVQSPVIPFHRDREVGFALRESKAEFFAVPGVWRGFDHTAMARSLAEQGGFTVFEAYDELPDGDPSVLPAPPADGTSVRWIYWTSGTTSDPKGVLHTDRSLIAGGSCLAHALHLTSSDVGSMAFPFAHIAGPDYTVMLLLYGFPAVMFERFALPDALDGYRRHGVTVAGGSTAFYSMFLTQQRQLPPGERLIPTLRLLAGGGAPKPPEIYHSVVREMGCQLTHGYGMTEVPMITMGAPDDTAENLATTEGLPPEGMRIRITDAEGAELPPGTDGEVRLRGEAVCQGYLDPGQSADVFDADGFLITGDLGHVKESGHLVLTGRAKDIIIRKGENISAKQIEDLLHQHPAVGDAAVIGLPDPERGERVCAVVEQPPGAPELTLEAVTSYLRGEGLATYKLPEQLEVVEALPRNETLRKVLKYRLRERFSRP
- a CDS encoding sigma-70 family RNA polymerase sigma factor — its product is MPKDAPRRWDRRMQQRLAHGEAAALGELYDRFASLVHGLAHRVLGDESAADRITREVFSHVWENPDAYDPKQGPLRSWIATLAHQQAVRRLRQTESAALARGGEGTKEDLERKVRRASAAARADYIVTAMPTPLRAALELAYFQRRDYRQAAADLGVTEDEARRRLRLGLQLLSTANDAGDASAGLAHGTPPGTSSGYGTAL
- a CDS encoding SCO4402 family protein, with amino-acid sequence MTVQGSEKSSRRGRRSSTMGGMPTNDMPWWRWRSNVRSALHMLSDPEFQRECWLAGREEYGDVTDAVYRLVEDTWLDNWSAEKYVGTIFRDAQEAALVDAAVLRVLRIMHEVGPDALVSVYLEHPGWPEAVHAAREAHVRLAVGDGEDPDVAPRTLEVLRILTRSA
- the purU gene encoding formyltetrahydrofolate deformylase; the encoded protein is MNEQSAAPVAPADQYVLTLSCPDKQGIVHAVSSYLFMTGCNIEDSQQFGDHDTGLFFMRVHFSAEAPVTVEKLRASFAAVGDSFHMDWQIHRAEDRMRIVLLVSKFGHCLNDLLFRSRIGALPVDIAAVVSNHTDFAELVASYDIPFHHIPVNKENKPQAEARLLEIVREENVELVVLARYMQVLSDDLCKALSGRIINIHHSFLPSFKGAKPYHQAHARGVKLIGATAHYVTADLDEGPIIEQEVERVGHDVTPDQLVAIGRDVECQALARAVKWHAEHRILLNGRRTVVFA
- a CDS encoding MDMPI N domain containing protein — translated: MRDGAVSGADTPEPFEGPDRPEHPDHPEEAGTGTPEGAAVPRIPMPRSSIEDTGEPLPDPPPPEPVVPLVLEHRVLKSLLGAWALAACSAEESAAVEDHLGDCGPCAQEALRLRDAVGLLHPEESLDLDPGLRTRVLESCLGRRPPRIPVPEWAVPYDAETARLDALLQDIGDSEWHAPVRLRWFEENGPVSRKTTVAGVIAHLLAVDGLVGLALGLDDPLGPDTKSPRDPSQRTEAYWRASYFPPTRAVRGPWREQTHEVIRTVSFAGGGSGRLPVPYGTVALPGPDPDSDAGADGVQKVELPLRDSMVDRAFECWIHAGDIADAVDYPYAPPAPRHLHRMIDLAARMLPGTLADRRRSGLAAPSRGLVAAGAPGRSLRLEIEGLGGGEWFIPLDSPAASASAEQEVAHVALDGVEFCRLAAGHVSPEEAAAGQDGDREAIRDVLFAAASLSRM
- a CDS encoding EF-hand domain-containing protein, yielding MDSAEYERRIAARFATFDQDGNGYISREDFSTAAAALCAEFGATARSEKGQALYIGAEAFWQGMAGIADRDGDQRITRDEFVGGAVKRLRDNPDRFAELARPFLLAVLRVADGDGDGAASPQEAQRALKALGVPEDVAAAAAAALDSDGDGRVSEEEIVRAFAAYFTVPE
- a CDS encoding STAS domain-containing protein, which gives rise to MTLKVTTDEQAGWAVLCVSGEMDLLTSPVVRQHVHDSVAEGRRSIVLDLSEVLFCDSSGVGVLIATRRLIRSCQGRLRLILPARGAEDGSHVNRVLAALGVRRLFEVYPDVGSALDEEAAPLSA
- a CDS encoding ABC transporter substrate-binding protein gives rise to the protein MTGRRRTSFPRPFRTAALSAAVAAACTTLTAGCGVIPGATGGSREDPITVMTWAPEKTKATNKPGVPAMAQAYARWVNAHGGLDGRELKVLTCNDHNDSAGAADCAREAVDKDVAAVVGAYSQHGRSFLSPLEVAGIPYIGGYGITDDEFSSPLSYPVNGGEPALLAGNGRQLAARCDRVSLVRPDTLAGDELPKLLNSGLADGHHKPVADIRAPEDGTDLTPQAEQALRHAGAADGCVTAALGARTDTFYDSFRRTKDDYPPVRISSVLGSVDQSLIDRTGGATGPYEGAYVTGWYPASGDPRWSQMRKVVREQAFGDNRVDPADAGVQTTWIAYTVLKQVVESLDGGEVTAATLRRALDDGLKVETGGLTPTLSWRFEDMLAASEFPRLINSDVTFQVVRDGRLVPARQGFVNVEKTLEQTA